AACTTGGCGAAAACTTGTACTCTGTATTAAGATTGGTGACTCTCCAATACTGGCTGTTTTCTTGTACTAGTTCTAATCTTTGATACTCCTCAATGGGGTTGTACAATTGCCAACCTTTGACATCCAAATTCTGTTCAAGCATATTTGGTTTGTAAGAATATGCGTATAGTTGTTTAATATCATTCTCAGTCTTGGAAATTGTAATAAGTGAGCTCAACTTTGTAAACACTTCGCTacaaattaaatcattcatgaaatcaaatgagTAATATGTGAAATCCTTGCATTGCAACCGAATATGCGACGCACTATAATGATCAAATCCTTTCATCACTATTTTCGGAGTATTATCCACCTGCGACCCCGTGTTCCTAGTCTTAGAACTATTCCCGTTATTGTGATTAATCCATGAGGAACCTCTAGCCTTTGACATTTTCTCTATCATGGGATAACATATCCATATTTCTTTTGGATTGGTGGATGTCGATGTATTGGATGTGAAACTAAACACCAAATGGAAAGAAGACAAGATAAGTGTTCCTGGAATATGATATCCTCGTCTATTTAAAATAACATTTTCCACTTTGAAAACGTTATCCATCCTCccagttttcaaattgattattgattattttctaaagaaacaaaaccAATAAAATGCAATGGgcaatataaaaaaatataaagaaaaatctaAAGGGAAATAAAACAGTATATTCCAAACgtaaatataattcaattcaatccTAAACGATGTCTATATAGCTAATTTGTTGGTCTCAAATGTTGAAGATTAGCTgtgatttatatttgagtatgtgtgtgtatgAATCTTCTCTTTGCTTTCACCGAAAATGTTGTGAAGAACGATTATTTATCAGTGCGGGAAAAAATTTGTACTCGTAATCTTACATACCGGATTACTTTATTTGGATGATTCACCGATTAGATATTGTACCATGTGACTAtggaaaataaaacaatgaTCACAGATGTGAATTAGAAGTGGCAACGAGCTGGCTGTTGACGTATTTCCATATCTTAAGCGAGGGAATGACGTTTATTTAAACATATTACATACATTTTACAAACCTTCAAATTTTCTAATACCGTGTTCATGTTTTTGCATATTACGAAGTTGTTTAGTTGTCAACTTCTTCTCCTTgactttttgtttcttctgAGAAGGTTCAGGCACTTCTTGgtcttcttcatcatcttctggTTGTGTGTTTTTAGTTGCTTTtgtcaatttattaatgtcaattgtttttcttttgggCTTGGATATAAGTTGAGAAATATCATCTCGTTTCTTGCGTAACTGTAGATCGTCTTCGACGTCTACATCGTCTTTATCAGAATCATCATCTGGATTCGTGTCAAGCTCCTCGTCTGAAGAGCTTATATCACTCCAGGAATCTTCACCAGATACACTCTCAGAATCATCTCCATCactatcatcattatcgtcatcatcatcttcatcattctGTTCTTCATCTTGTGTGTTAGACCAAATCTTTAATGTGTCCATACCAGCACTAACCAATCTATAATCAAAATCGATATCCAAAATTCCCACTTCGTCAACTGCACCATGTTTGCCTTTGGCCACTGAATGCAAACGAGTCTCAACCACTCTACCTCTTTTATAATTAATTCTATGCAACAACCCTTCGCTGTCACCACACCAAACTGAGTTTGCCATATCTTCATTATCGGCATTCATAGTTGAAATGATCGTATCTATAGATGCAGATTTATTAACTTTTACACGAGACAATTGATCCATGAGTTTATTCTTTGAATTCTTCCATATAGTAATCAAACCTTCTCCATGAGAAACCAAAACGGTATCATTTGATTGAGATACTTCATCACTAGGGAAACACATTGCCAataattcatcttcttgGTCGTCAGATTGTGTAATGATACCCTTTCTAATATCAATGTGTGCTAAAGTAGTAGATCCTAACGTTAGATAATGATAGGCTGATACAGCGGGCATAGCTAAAATATGGTTTATCGAATCATCATGGGCACTTTCAACTTtgaattttaatttattggaGTTTAAATTGGCGCTGTCATAGACTAGCACATGTCCATCCTCTGTCCctgataataaaaatggATGAGTTACCGAGTGGCATAATTTAGTTAATAAATCTTTCTTGTTGGAGTAATCAGACAGAACATCAACTTTCCCCACGACTTTCCCAGTTTCAGTAGATGcctttttaataatattatcGGTTCCACATGTATAAATGAAATCACCCACAGAATTTTCCAATGGCTCAAAGATGGCATGTCTACATGATCCCTTATGACGTTTTGTTTTCCAATTAGTATTGATGAGATCTCCATCGTTTGGAATTTCAGTGTTGTCTTGAACTATGGTCCAccattttttcttcagttGAGAGACTGATTTGTTGATGTGTGGTATTTTACCTTGAGTATAAGCTTGTTTTTCCAATGTAGCATATTCTTCTCTTTTCGATTGAGTCAATTCTTCTAGTTTCTCTGCATCATAAGAATTACAATAGACATGACCAGTAGCTAAACctgataataaaattggtttTGTGGGATGAGATGCAGCAGTGAATAAAGGATCATTATAATTAATTTCTAAAATTGGCGATACAGACGATTCCAATATTTGTGCAGCATTAGAAGAGTtggatttctttttacCCATGGCGGTATAGtacaattaatgatttattaagcttgaattttttcatttttgattaattttttattcgATGCTTTGCGATGAGCGCTAAATTACTGGAAAGCAATCACCAACGGGTGCTACCAATCCACACATTACAAAAGTGTTCTAGAGTAAGATTATACTTGTTAATGACTGTATTTAATTTTGCTATCAAGTAAAACTAACATTATCATGGTAATGACTGGAAAAAGTTGCTAAGATAGTATAAAACGCCAATCGCTCTAGGGTTAGCATCTATAATTCTGTTTTAGAACTTGACAttacattttcaattgtattGCCAGGATTTACAATTTGCCTGACAAATTCAACACTTGATAATGTATAGCTTGAGGCTCAATATAAAATCGATAAAAGAGacatatacatataaaACTAAATGTAAGTCAAAACAGTTTTGGGTAAATCGCAAAAAAACTAAACGATTTTGACAGGGAACGATacaataacaaaacaaaaacatcagcacatttttatttttttcaactctCGAGAGTCCAATCAGACAACGTTGATTTGCAATTTACATTATTTGTTGGGATTTCTACATTTATATATAACGTTTTATATATccataatttttcatccTCCTAGCTTTTTTTCTCCTACAATCACTATCCACCTCCctatttcaatcaattaatgacTTTGACAACTCTACCTCAAAATGCAAGAGTGGCAGTTTTAGGAGCAGGAATTCTGGGATTAACATTCACATATTTCCTTTCTAAACTACGCCCAGATTTACAATTcacaatatttgaaaaactgAAAAGACCAGGTGGTTGGATGTCATCACCTAAATTACACGTCAATAATACCAATGAATCGattctttttgaaaagGGACCAAGAACTTTACGTGGAGTTAAAGATGGGACTTTATTAATGCTTGATATTTTAAGaaaattggatttggaTTCTCAAATAGAagtaattaatgaaaaatgtaATGCCAATAAGAAATATATTCTTGATTCTTCAGGGGAAATCATTCAAGTGCCTAATTCAATTggaacaacaattgaatttcttaAAAATGTTAAATGTGTCGATAGAAAATTAATAACTGGGATAATAAAGGAACCATTTGTGAAACCAATAAAAGAAGATGAAACgattgaacaatttttcaaaagaagaTTAGGTAGTACCGTACTTACAGATAATGTTGCCAGTTCTATTATTCATGGGATATATGCTGGAGATGTCGGGAAATTGAGTATTAAAAGTATTATGTCATTTATgaaagatattgaaaatcaatcaGGATCCATAGTGAAacatattttcaaatcccTATATtcaaccaagaaaaaagaggaaCCACAATTATCACAAGAATTACAAACATACAATCAGTTAATGTCTCCAAAAGCGGAATTGTTGACTCTACAAAAAACATTGAAACAATACCCTATGATTAAATTGCATGATGGAATGGAAACCTTACCTAAATATTTAGCTGAATATTtaatcaacaacaccaacacaAAAATCGAATATAATACTTCTATACAAGATATAGATGCAGTGACAGGGAAAATCAATGGTGAATCATATGATCATATCCGATCCACTATTAATACCCATGATTTAGCAAAAACATTACCAACAACAGATCCATTAGTACCTGAATTGAAATCCATAGAATACGTCAGTATCTTTTTAACCAATGTTTATTCAAGATCGTCAAATTTGATACCTAAAGGTAAACCAGGGTTTGGATTTTTATCACCACGATATGGAAATGTTTGGAAAAATCCTGATGCATTATTAGGAACAATTTATGATtctgatattgaaaataatgtCGAAGGACTCTTTGTTGATACTAAACCTGTTCATaatccaaataataaaatcacCATTATGATGGGTGGTCATTATTATACAAATTGGACAATTCCTTCGAATTCagtgaatttgaaaattgttaaAGATGTATTGacatcaaaattaaaagttgatttatcaaaattcaatCTAAAAGTGATTAAAGATGGTGAACCATTACAAAtagatgaaattaatgacAATGATCTTGTGATTTCATATAATTTCCATTCAAATTGTATTCCCCAATATAATTTGGGTTATcaagaaacaaaagatAAAGTAAATCAATTACTCGATAAAGGTTATAAGCTTTCATTTGGAGGAACGGTGTTTGCTGATGGTGTTGGTGTTCCTGATTGTGTGTTGAATGGGTTCAAAGATGCcttaaaattgaaatagtCTCCTCAACATATATAATTGTGCATActagtatatatatacatataatTTTATTCATACAGTGGCATcacttcttcatcattatcatcttgtagtttttgtttctccTGAGAAATAACTTTAGATTCCTTGACAGCATAATTTAATACAAGTGGTTTGTCaaaaaaatcttgatttttcaaatttctcAACGCCAATGTAGCCAGATTTAAATTACTAAATATTATAAAGGCAAAACCATTCTGTAGATTTATAGAAATGATATCTCCAAATGCAGAAAATAATAGGTACAAATTATGcaataaaattttcttattgattttggtatTTAGATTTTTGACATATAACGTTTGTGATGGTTTGAGATTTACATAATCTAGTTtgactttctttttagaGTCTTTATGGGAGTTTTCAGTAGATGATGATCTTTTTGTACTTGGCATTGGAATTCAACAGTATCGTTAATGAAGGAAATGGTTATTGTCTAAGAAAGAgatgtattattattattattatttgtgaACAGACCAAGAGCGAGAAGTACGCTTTTTGGTCGTGCAAAAAAACACAATTTTGAGACATCTCATTAGGGAAAGAATTCACGACTTTATATACACACATGCGGCTATTGTTGATAGATTTGGGTCAATTAATTgctggtttttttttaaaaaatattacaTAACCATTACATATTATTCTACTATAACCTGAAATTCTAGTAATTTTCTAGATcgttgttttcattttttaaaCTTCCTACATTAATCCCTtagaaaaatgaaactaGTAGCTTCGTATAAatagttttcaaattgctcttcaaattgatagtttattttttttttggcatttttctttattccACCTTATTGACACCTATAACTAATGACTTTGACTTCGACTGGTGATAACAGGAAACAATCCTTACTGGATGATGTTCGCGAAGGGTCATCTTCTATTTCTACTAATGTTGCAGACCGTTCTAATAGTAATCATCTTATACCTTTATCTCCTGAACAGCAACGTgaattggaagaagaaCTCCCTGAAATCGAACAAGAATTAACTGATAgcgaagaagaagatgaattcATTCGTCGATTTGGAGATATTGAATTCCAATATATTAAGCCACCAAAACAAAGTGTATGGTTTAGACGTCCTCATgcattaaattattttaaaGATGGAGTTTTATTCCGTACTAAAGGTGAACGAACTTCAGCCAAAACAGAATTGTTTTTAGATTTGTTATACGTGGGGATTATTGCCAATTTAGCCGGTGAAGCAAGTGAAGAAGCTGGTGGTAAGgcattattgaaatatgttttattatttttaccAACATGGGTGATTTGGGCTGACATTAAAGATTTTaccaattattattataatgaAGATTTGTCACAAAAAATGTACATTTTTTGGATTCTTGCCTTGTTGACTTTGTATATCAATAGTCATTATGCATTATTGAATAGTACCGATGGAGCAGCATTAACTATTGTTCCATACATTCTATGTCGATTATCATTGGCAGTAagttattttgtttattcatttttcatcCCAGAGCACAGAGCCCAATCAAGATTATACGCAGCTATGGTGTTGGTGACCTCTTTATGTTGGATTGCCGTTATATTTGTTCCAACAAGAGTGAAAATTGGTCTTGCCTTTgcctttttatttttagaaCAAGTTTGCTTTTCTATTGCCTATCATCCTTGgacaaagaaaatgatgaatttaaCAACTTCTACAGCATTAAACATTGAACACGAAGTTGAAAGATTTTCGCTGTTTGTTACTATTGCCATTGGTGAGTTTTTATATAAAGTTGTTGCACCAGGTAATTTAGGAGTTGGATTCAGTGCCAAATTTGCTCGAGGTCTTTTCTTATTGGCCAATGCctatatattattttggATTTACCAATATGGATCAACTTCCAACAAGGCAATTCATCCGTTACGTCACAGTGCATGGACGGCTATTCTGTGGATATATGCTCACGCTCCATTGATTGCAGCTTTGGTGTTGGCAGCAGATGCTGGTGGTGATTTGGCTAGTTTAGATAACACTAGTACTGCCAAACATCATTCTGTTTCTGAACACGGTAAGTCAGTGATATTTTTCGGGAAAGAAGGAACGTTATCAGAAGGtggagaagaagaagaaaagaatatgTATGCTCtatcatttttttatacTGGAGGAATCTGTGTTTCCTTAGTTTGTATGTTTATTTTGGGATTAGTGGAAACAAGCAGAGATCCACCAGAATTATTTGTTCTTCCTAAAAACTTGAGAATTGCATTAAGATTACCCATTGCAATAATTATTGTTCTTCTTAGTTTGGCTGAATTAAATACAACGTTATTGATGGGATTGGTAACTATGTTATTGGGGATCTtgttaatttttgaaagtGTTGTTGGAACTCCTAGATCAtgtttatttgattcaacaaGACCTAAGAAGGATACCAACACCAATACCAACACCAATaccaataccaataatGATGCCAATAACAATACCAATGTCAATTCCGATTAGAATTGGTTTTAGATAGTTGTTTTAGAtagttgatttgatttatatatacatatgTGTGTTTgtcttgattttttttcttcttcttgagTTGGTTGCAAaacatttaaaattttttttaatgcCAAGAACAACTAATTAGAATCGTGCAGTTTTCTTGGTTGtctattgtttgtttttacACTTTAGACTTTTATTATAGTTTCGAAGAGTTTCCTAGGAACTTGAGAACTTGTAGGATAACGCTAATAAGAATGGTGTATTTCTTAATTGAAAGTTATAATCGTAAAGATATAATGTAAAATAGATAGTtgattaaagaaaagataTAAAAAGTACTATAAAAATAAGTATTGTAAAACAAAGTATATAAAATCAAGCAAAATAGAATATTTGCACGCAAACTAAAAGTAGTGcaaaattaacaaaaaatgtaaaatACAACACTATTTAAATCTAATGGTGATCAACAACCGAACACAACCATCATTAGCCACTCTACCTCTACCTAAAAGTTACAAACCAAATGAAAGGGTGGTTAATTGGTTAGTCTTGCTAAACGACTTCAAGGTGGGCAACTACTCATTTAGAAATTTCATAAAGTTTTGgttgaaatatttataatacaTATACAAGTAGTCATACAAACTATTTACAAAGATGTCCtttcattaaattgattctatAATTGTGAAATGAtagaaaatatttcaaataaaactGCCTTATTGATATATGATAATTGATcagaataataatatgacGACTTGatagaatttgaattattccTTTTTTTAACATCTTGTTCCAACATACTTAaccaatttgttttcaaaattttcaaattttgtatTGCTGATTGGTATTGGTTCTGTGTTTGTTCGGTATCATTagattgaattgatttgaaaacttgaTGTATCTTGGTTTCTAAACTGATAAAAATAACttccaataaataattacTTATTCTTAATAGTTTAAGACCACcattattttgatattcAAGATAAATATCGGAATTTGATTTACGATTTATAATCTCCTGTTCgtatttattgaaatttaaaCTACcttcatttaataattgtttcACCATAGAAGTATTGgaagtggtggtggtggtggctTCATCAATGGTgtcaatatcattaatcAATCTAGTCAATATACTTGATAAATCATCTAATGTCCAATCGTTTTCCAACTGCTGGTTAGTACCGTTACTgctattattaataaatgcTTTGAATATTCGAATATAAATTCTAGTAGATAACGGTTGCTTTGCAATATTATCcataatattaattaattgtttgatttgatcAAAGTTTCCAAATTTGCAATATCcttcaattaaattcaaaaaagtTAATTCAACAGGGATCAATTTGTGAATAATTGTATTATCATTAGTGAtggatttcaattttgtatATATGAATTGCCAttcttgatttattattgaatcttCAGTGGTTAATCTTTTATAAGATATTGATTCCGAATTTTCATATTCTGGTGGTGTTGGTTTTGGATCTTGGAAGAATgccaattcaaataatttttcgGCTTGCTTGATGTATcctaattcaattaatgtTTGAGATATACTATTTACTATATCTGTGGTTAAGACTGGTATATTATTAgtaatataatcaattgtgCGGGCCAAATAGGTATCAAAATTCGGACGATCAATATACCAAGTGAAATAATATACCAAATGTCTTAATGAATTATCAGTCAATTTCAATGATGTATtggcggtggtggtggtggattGGCCAGGGTCGAGAATACATCCAAGATTAACTTTAGGTAAAATATCTTGaattatatcaaattgatcatGTCTGGTagccaataataataacacaCTTAATAAATCACGACGATTATCGCCAAACAGTTTAATTAACATTTGATAATTCCCCCAATTAAATTGAggataatttaataattttaattgtcgaggattaaaatttttcaataaatcttgACGATCcttgaaaaatgataaataaattaatcgAATTTGTTCAGGTTGAGTTATGGGTAAATTTGccaattttaaatcattaattattttaCCACACATATCATGATAAATTTgtcttttttcaatttctagatttaaagaatttataGCTGATTGataatcatttttaaaaatgttTGCTTCAATGACGTTTCTGTTACTATAATGAGGTTTCAGTAAtacaaatttataaataaaattttgtaaatcatcaaatgtAAGAAACCTTGGAGCTGGATGAGGTAAATCTAAATATCGTTTATATAATTCTTCATGATTAATAGAAAGATATTTCTTAGaattattaacaaaatcaaaatattcacttttattgttggtgctatgtaatgattttaatggatataattgtttaatgaaatttcgATACGGTATAGATTGATGATCAATTATCATTTCATTGGTATTTTTCTCCATTAATTCTTGACgaattttgatatttggaTCTAATGATTGTGAACgtttgattttcaaattatccCATATTCGTTGTTGAATAACATAAGGATCtgaaattaatgaagaatcgattttgaatttttctaCTAACAACGGttgatatttatcaattaataagTCGATACATTTTAATAATGGACCTGAATTATGGGCTTGTTCATCTTTAACTCTTGCTGTAAATGCTTCAATGGAAGTTAATAATATCTGAGGCGAGGAGCTGGTTGtagatgttgttgttttgaatCGTCGTAGAATATTCATATCatgattgttttaattaTCTGAAGTGGGTTAATATTCAAAGAGTTTTGTTAAGAGATTTGGTTctatatttttcttcatctctACCGGAGAACACACACTCACAACTGgcgagaaaaaaaaatatctttaCCAATGGGTAATCgaaggaagaaaaaaaaatttttccacCCCAACAATAACCACATAATCAACAGTCCACAACCACCCCCTTACCCCACTCACCCAGGATGAAGATTCAAACTGATGCAGCTAATGTTTTACAACGTGCATCAGCACAATTAAAATCTGgattattaaaagaaaaaccacTATGGTATGATATAATTGCCAAATATCCACCAACTTCAactaatgatttaattaaaaaatctCATGTTTATGAAGGTAAATCTGATCCaagaaataattcaattatttataaatatccaaattcaaataataaaaacaataatgttTTATTCAAGACTCGTCCACTgaataaagaattaaagtcaaaaaatcataatattcataaattaccaaaattaaaatttattgaagattcattaagaaaaattttttatcaacaacatccaTGGGAATTATCTCGTCCCaagaatttaattgataatggtaatggtaataataatgaaaaatgtGATTGGAGTCATATGTTACAATTACATAAACCATTAGATGGTGAATCGGTAGTACAACGTACATTATGGTTACTTAAGAATAACACTACTAAAGGTTTAACTATGGTGGAAGCATATGATAAAGctagatttgaattttataaattaagAATGAGTGAAGAAATGGAAAGTCATGTAgctaaagaagaaagtaCAATGTATGGAAGTGTATTCACTAGTACTACTGTGAATTGGAATTTATCTAAAGAACAAGAATATATTAATGATTGGACAATTATTGCTAAGGAAAGAACTCAAGTTATTGAAGCTAATATGAATAAATCTTCAGCTCCAATTGGTTctgttgttgaagaagaaaaatctCAATCTTCGttatttgaagatttattaCTGAATGATAATTTACAATCTGAACCGGAAGTTGAACAATCaggacaacaacaacaacaagagcaaccaaaacaagaaacaaactaacaataatagACTAGGAAAGTAAGagttataaattttttttctgtaaATAGAATGATAATGTATAAAAACCCAAATTATATTAATCAAGTTAAAATATTCaagaatatatatatatatgtatgtatgtatatattaattataaCAACTGTTTCACTCCCGCTTTGCCCATTAAAACCATTAATGATGACCATGTTCATCATGATGATCATCTTTCTTTAATACTAATTGTTCATATCCACAATATAAAGCAAATGCAACTGTTGCTATACCTAATCCAGGGAATGCATTTTTAAAACGATTAAATCTAGTGAATTGTCCTTGATATCTCCAAGCATCTCTTTTAGCCCATGGATTGCCATTACTACTGGTACCTTGACTTAATCttattattgaatgttgcataatgatgataatattgtGGTTGTTCTAACAGGTTGGATGTATGGTAGTggtagttttttttctcttttgttggtaaagattttttaaaattttttgattggGCGagaaaaatgaagaagTAGTGAGAAAGCGAAGAAAAACTAatcttgaaattgttgcaaacttatcaaaatcatcatttcAACTAACTACTCATTCATTATCTTTAAGGATTTCAAGTATTCTAGTATTGGGgtttaaaatatataaatccTCAGTCATTGAAGAGGTTAGTATTCTCATAGTGACACTTTAGTTACGTGAAATATGAtatgatatatatatttttcaaattaaaaaaaaaagaaagttaatactaacaaattaaaaaaaaaatcaaacccAAAATCATGATGATATAGATATATTTgtaaaaaccaaaaaaaaacgagGGAGATGTGCTTTAAGATATGTTGGAACTCAAAACACATACACATAACAATACTCCctagaaatgaaaaaagtacaagaaatagaaaaaataaaaaataacgaattatcatcatcatcaaacCAACCAAAACCTCAACTAACCAATCAGCAAGGTAACCAACAAACTCAAAATCAGCATGGTAAACACCATActattctttctttttataccgattttttcttttcttttcttccaTGATTACTAGGATTCCCATAAACAATCATAGCATTACCATTAGCATCAGTTTTAATATGAGTTTTCAAATGTTGAGCTAAATTATCGGATCGActaaatttcttt
This genomic stretch from Candida albicans SC5314 chromosome 1, complete sequence harbors:
- the JIP5 gene encoding Jip5p (Ortholog of S. cerevisiae Jip5; predicted role in biogenesis of the large ribosomal subunit; repressed in core stress response; Hap43-induced gene), which translates into the protein MGKKKSNSSNAAQILESSVSPILEINYNDPLFTAASHPTKPILLSGLATGHVYCNSYDAEKLEELTQSKREEYATLEKQAYTQGKIPHINKSVSQSKKKWWTIVQDNTEIPNDGDLINTNWKTKRHKGSCRHAIFEPLENSVGDFIYTCGTDNIIKKASTETGKVVGKVDVSSDYSNKKDLLTKLCHSVTHPFLLSGTEDGHVLVYDSANLNSNKLKFKVESAHDDSINHILAMPAVSAYHYLTLGSTTLAHIDIRKGIITQSDDQEDELLAMCFPSDEVSQSNDTVLVSHGEGLITIWKNSKNKLMDQLSRVKVNKSASIDTIISTMNADNEDMANSVWCGDSEGLLHRINYKRGRVVETRLHSVAKGKHGAVDEVGILDIDFDYRLVSAGMDTLKIWSNTQDEEQNDEDDDDDNDDSDGDDSESVSGEDSWSDISSSDEELDTNPDDDSDKDDVDVEDDLQLRKKRDDISQLISKPKRKTIDINKLTKATKNTQPEDDEEDQEVPEPSQKKQKVKEKKLTTKQLRNMQKHEHGIRKFEGL
- the HEM14 gene encoding oxygen-dependent protoporphyrinogen oxidase (Putative protoporphyrinogen oxidase; involved in heme biosynthesis; predicted Kex2p substrate; iron regulated transcript; Yfh1-induced; Hap43-repressed; rat catheter biofilm repressed) codes for the protein MTLTTLPQNARVAVLGAGISGLTFTYFLSKLRPDLQFTIFEKSKRPGGWMSSPKLHVNNTNESILFEKGPRTLRGVKDGTLLMLDILRKLDLDSQIEVINEKCNANKKYILDSSGEIIQVPNSIGTTIEFLKNVKCVDRKLITGIIKEPFVKPIKEDETIEQFFKRRLGSTVLTDNVASSIIHGIYAGDVGKLSIKSIMSFMKDIENQSGSIVKHIFKSLYSTKKKEEPQLSQELQTYNQLMSPKAELLTLQKTLKQYPMIKLHDGMETLPKYLAEYLINNTNTKIEYNTSIQDIDAVTGKINGESYDHIRSTINTHDLAKTLPTTDPLVPELKSIEYVSIFLTNVYSRSSNLIPKGKPGFGFLSPRYGNVWKNPDALLGTIYDSDIENNVEGLFVDTKPVHNPNNKITIMMGGHYYTNWTIPSNSVNLKIVKDVLTSKLKVDLSKFNLKVIKDGEPLQIDEINDNDLVISYNFHSNCIPQYNLGYQETKDKVNQLLDKGYKLSFGGTVFADGVGVPDCVLNGFKDALKLK
- a CDS encoding U2 snRNP complex subunit (Putative U2B'' component of the U2 snRNP, involved in splicing; contains an RNA recognition motif (RRM); ortholog of S. cerevisiae MSL1; Hap43p-induced gene); translation: MPSTKRSSSTENSHKDSKKKVKLDYVNLKPSQTLYVKNLNTKINKKILLHNLYLLFSAFGDIISINLQNGFAFIIFSNLNSATLALRNLKNQDFFDKPLVLNYAVKESKVISQEKQKLQDDNDEEVMPSYE
- a CDS encoding uncharacterized protein (Protein of unknown function; hyphal-induced expression, regulated by Cyr1, Ras1, Efg1; Hap43-induced gene; Spider biofilm induced), with the translated sequence MTLTSTGDNRKQSLSDDVREGSSSISTNVADRSNSNHLIPLSPEQQRELEEELPEIEQELTDSEEEDEFIRRFGDIEFQYIKPPKQSVWFRRPHALNYFKDGVLFRTKGERTSAKTELFLDLLYVGIIANLAGEASEEAGGKALLKYVLLFLPTWVIWADIKDFTNYYYNEDLSQKMYIFWILALLTLYINSHYALLNSTDGAALTIVPYILCRLSLAVSYFVYSFFIPEHRAQSRLYAAMVLVTSLCWIAVIFVPTRVKIGLAFAFLFLEQVCFSIAYHPWTKKMMNLTTSTALNIEHEVERFSSFVTIAIGEFLYKVVAPGNLGVGFSAKFARGLFLLANAYILFWIYQYGSTSNKAIHPLRHSAWTAISWIYAHAPLIAALVLAADAGGDLASLDNTSTAKHHSVSEHGKSVIFFGKEGTLSEGGEEEEKNMYALSFFYTGGICVSLVCMFILGLVETSRDPPELFVLPKNLRIALRLPIAIIIVLLSLAELNTTLLMGLVTMLLGILLIFESVVGTPRSCLFDSTRPKKDTNTNTNTNTNTNNDANNNTNVNSD